The segment CTGTCGTGGCACCTGATCGTTGATGCTGGGGAGATTCCTGCTTGCTCACCCCGCTTCATAAATGGAGCCTGAGAGAGGCTCGCTACCGCAACCCAGGGGCGACGCCAATCTTTCCCAGTCGCCTAGCCCATGGGCTGGCGAAAGTATCTCCCCCCCAGATAGGCCAAATACAGCTGATGCTCTGGTCGACTAGCCGAACAAAGCTCTCCAAAGATCGCTTGGTAACTGATGGCTTTGAACTTCAGTTCATCGCCAACCAGTTCATGGAACCTCCGGATCTCGTCCCGATGACGTTCCCCGTGTGGTCCTGGCCAATCGAAGTACACATACCGGAGTACCCAACGGCTTTCGTACTGACGGGCCAGCGCAAGGGCATGCTTGAGTAGCTGTGGCGCGCCAATGTGCCGGAAGGCCTCCCTGCCCGCTTGCAGGGCTTCCGCTAGCGCCTGTGCCCTCGGCAACCCGACCTCTTCCCAGCGGCTGCGCCCCCGCGCAAGGTATGGCGGCCTGAACGCCTCGCCAGCCTGCGTTGCCTTGCCGCGCAGCCACTCCGTGAACTTGCTCTCCAAACCGGCCATGATGCCGTTCGCAAGTGGCAGGCACACATCCAGATTGGCGTGACTGTCGACTCCCGTGGACAGTTTGGATTCGAATAGCGCTGCGGTGGGGCAGGAGGGCAGCGCCAGCGCATTCATCAATGGCGTGGCATCGGCGCAATCGGTCCAGAAATCGAAGATGTTCGCGGCCAGCGCAGAGGACGAATGCAGGGCTCGCATCTTTGCTGGCTTGTCCCCACGCTCCACCAGTTCGCTACCGTCGCCGTTTGCAAATGCCGCAAGTGTTGCTGGCGAGAGTGGCCGCATCAGATTCAGGTCCAGATTGGGGACATAACCGCGTGCGTCAAAGGCGATGCCCCGGTTCGCTGCCCACTCCTGCTGTTCCCTGCAAATGGCTGCTACAGACATGAATGACCTCCGTCGAGCGCGTTCCCCCAGCCGACCGGTGGTGTTGCGAGGGGTCGTGGTTACGGTTGCCGATTGTTTGTCAGTCGGGGTAGGGAGGGAATCCGCCATATGGCGGAACGAGGATTGAGCCAGGCCTGATGACCTGGCTGACACCCGCTCAATCTATGCCGTAGTCGTAAGGTCATCAAGGCTCAGCAGGCGTTCGCCAACGCACAGACATATGCATGAGCCCAGGAAAGGATTGTGCAGCCGAACCACCTGCGAGCTCCGATGTTCGACCTGATTGATGCGCTGCTTTTCGATGACGATTTTGTCCAGTTGTGGGAGCCTCAGTATGACGCGATCGCGCACGATGAAGCGGAATACCAGTCCCTCGTCCAAGCAGTACGCAAGGACGTCGATTCCATTGGTGCCATAAGGGAAGCGACCCTCAGGCGAATACTTGAATGGAAATCCGCCCGCACCAAGGGTCATGTGCACTGGTGGAACTACGGTCTCTACATCGAGACTGTGAGGGACTGTCTCTCCATGCACGGGGATGATCGACTGGACGCCATCTGCAAACTACCGGGTGTTCGAGAGCGCGTTGGATCGACAATTCTGCATTTCATCTATCCGGACACCTACCCGATTTTCGACATTCGAACCCTGGAAGCGCTCCGCTATCTTGGCGCCGACCTCGGGAAATCCTTCAGTGTGAACAACTACTATCGATTTCGCGAGTACCTCATCTCGACCCAAGTGGTGCTGAACAGGTGGACTCTCCGCGAATTGGACCGCGCAATCTTCGCCTTTCATAAGCGCAGCCCGGAGATATTCGGCGCCACACTGGGCAATGGCCGCCGTGCCCAATCGACGACGCATCCTTACTACTGTCCGAGATCGGGAGCCTAGCGCCTCCACCTCGCCCAGCCGTTTGGCGTCCTGCGGAGAAAGGGGACAGATCTATTTCAAGGTCTAGGTCAGAAATAGATCTGTCCCCTTCGCCCGTCCTTAGCCCCAATGGCTGCTGCGTGATCTGCCGTCGGGCCAGGCGAGCCAAACGGATGAGGAGGGCGGGGGTGGGTATGGGGTCGGAAGGGCGACGGATTGCCGACGCGGGCGGTCAGCCCTCACCCCGCTGCGAAAACCCCCTCAAAAACAACCGAACAGCACGCCGCACCTTCTCACGCCGCGGCGCATCCAACCCCGCCGCATCCAATCCCTGAACCGCCCGATGGAACGGCTCAGCCGCCACGCTTTGCAGAAACTGCGAGGCCACGAAGGCGATCTCTTCATCGCTCGGATTGCCGGCAGCCCATGTGCGGAATACCGGCTCGAATGAGCGTGCCGCGCCGAGGATGGCGAAGTCGACCACGGTTCGGGCCAGTTGTGGAAACCGTGGTGCTTCGGCAATCGTCACGCGATACAGGCCCAGGACCTCGGGTCGCAGGATCCATTCGAGCAGCTCGCAGGCCATGCGGACCAGGCGCTCCTCCAGCGGCTCGCTGTCGGCTTGCGCCGGCTGTCCGGTTCGCAGGTTCTGCGCCACGTAGCGCAGCACGGCCGCCTCGAAGACTTCTGCCTTGCCGGCAAAGCGGGTGTAGTAGGTCTTCTTGGAAATGCCGGCGGCGGCGGCAATGGCCTCCACGCTGGTGGCGCCAAAGCCATGCTCGATGAAGAGCCGGGTGGCGTGATCCATGATGGTGTCGGCAAGCTGCCCGGCCCGTTCCAGCGAGGGACGTCCGGATGGCCGCACGGATGGTTGTCTGGATGGCGCCGCCGTCATTGCGGTTTCTCTGCCCTTGCGCATTGCAATACTGTTCTCCGCTGTCGGCCTGATTGGGTGAGTGCCACGGCAGATGCGGGCCCGCATCTGCGCATAGGGAAAGCATGGACTTGCGCATCGGCATCGGGCGTCCTATAAAGGAAACGGTCTCGTTTCCTTTGCCGTTTTCTTTATAGGACGCCCCATCCATTTGGCCAAGAATTATAAGAGGGCTGCATGCAGCCCTCCCGCCGCTCCAGGAGACCCGAATGTCGCATGATGGCAGGCTGTCCCCCGCGTTGCCGGGCCGTGCAATTGACCAGGCCGCGCTTGCGGCGCGTTTCGGCGCCGAAGCCACGGCGCTGGTGATGGAAATGGCCGCCAGCGCCGATCCGCTGGCCGATGCGGCCATCGCCGCGCTGAACAGCGGACAGGCCGGCCATCCGGCGATCTTGCAAGCGGGCCTGCGGGAAGGGCGCGCAAGCCTGTCGAGCCCGCCCGAGGCCATCGACGCCTTGCTCCGGCAGGCCGAGTGGATCCCGCCGTGGGTGGATCCCGAACGCATACGGCGCGGGGCCGAAGCCTATCTGAGCATTGGCGCGCTGTGGACGAGCATCTCGCTTGGCCCGGGGTCGCTGGCGCATACCTATAGTTCTCCGGCCATTGCCAGCGTACTGATGGCCACCGGCAACCTGGATGCGCAATCTCCGCGGCGCCTGCTGGAAACGGCCGTCTGGCAGCAACAGACGCTGCGCCCGGGCGGCCTGGCGGCCGGTGCGCAGGGCTATATACATACCTTGCAGGTTCGCATTCTGCACGCCCGCGTCCGGGCCGGCTTGCTGGCGCGCGGATGGGACACCGCGCAACGCGGCATGCCCATCAGCCAGCTCGACATGTTGCGCACGTGGCTGGATTTCACCTTCGTGCCCTTCAACGCGCTGGAGAAGATTGGCATTGAATTTGATGCCGACGAGTTTCGCGACCTCTACCACGTGTGGCAACTGGTGGCCCACTTGCTGGGGATTGAAGACCGCTACTACCGCCGGGTGACCGACCAGGCGTCCGGCGCGGAAATGCTGGCGCTGATCGATGCAGCCGCCGGCGAGCCCGATCAGGCCGCCGCGACGCTGACGGCCAAGATGCTGGATGCGGCCGCCCAACGCCTGGGGCCTGCCCTGGGCATGCCCGCAGACGCGGCGGTGGGTCTGATGCACGCTTTCTGCCGGCTGTTCCACGGCGACGACTTTGCCGACAAGCTGGGCGTGCAACGCAACTGGTGGAGCGGGCTGATGCCGGTCTTCGCCAATTCGAACCGCTACCAGCGCCTGCTTGAGCGGAGCGACCCCGAGGTCCGGCAACGCAAGATCGCCGCCACGCTGGCGGCGTTCGATCAGCAGATCGCGGCGCTCAAGGGGGAGACGACTTATCAGCACAACCTGAGTGCGTACTCGGGGGCGGGGATGCCCAGGACGCTTGCGGGTGCGTGATAGGGGCGGGCGATACTGACTGGCACGGCAGGCCGACGGGAGAAAGGGGACCCTTTCATCCCGTCCCAGGAGATCGCGGACTGCTCCGCCAAGGTGGCTGATATTGCCGGCTCCAGAATCCTGAGCGTTTGCCGCATTGGAGGAACATCTTGCTCTCAGCCGTTCGCTTTCACGACAAGCTTGATCAGCTCGCTCTGCGCAACGCTTCTTTGCAGGACTCGAGCCAGAGCCCTGCTACCTTACTCAGAAGGGCCAATGTGGCCCGCGATGTGCTCGACATTTTTGCGACGCGATGACAAGGGTGTTGGAATGCATCCGCGGCGCATCAATTTGTGCGGCGCTATGCCGCTCAGGAAGCTGACGAGTAACCCATCGATCAGTCGCGAGAAACACCGCTACAAATAGGCAGACACCAATGGCGTAGGAGAGAGATGCCCGCAACCGTTCGCCCGGCCGGCGCAGTAAGACAAACAGCAAAAGCAGCAGACCGCAGAGCGCCAATACAGCTGCGCAGAAGACTGTGATGCCAGCAATCGCAGCTAATGGGCCGGTTGTGACCTGTGCGAGCGTAACGGGCGTCCGAGCGGCAATCACCGCGAACGTTATACCCAGCAAGGTCATGGCCATGGCACATAGATCCACTAGGCGAACTACCTTACTTGCTTTGCGTTTCATCTACCTAAGCCCTTCGGCAACAAGACGTTCCGCCAGTGCCGCCCAACGTCGCGGACTGTCCGAAACGACATGAGCATAATAGAAATGTCCTTCGCCTTTTCCTGCAAGCATCTGCCTGCTGAGCAATGGGGCACCAGCCACCAACTCCAGCCACGGAATGCCTGCATGGATCGGATCCCCATACTGCACCAGGTCAATCACGATAACCTTCCGGATGTTCCGATGGCCGCGCAGGTCCGTGAGAAACGCTTCGGCGATTGGCGACCCTACCAGAACCAGATGGTCGATGATATGCCCTTGCCTGGCGTATGACCACGCGGTCTGAGCGGCCAGCAATGACCCATAGCTGTAGCCGATCAGGTTGAACTGAGGTGCCTCCGCAGCCATGCCGCTGGTGATTGTCCATTCGCCATCGTCGCGGTTTCGGATCACCATGCCAGACCGGATGGCATCCAGCAGCATGCCACCCAAGGCGTAGTCTTGCGGCAACGCGTGCGTTGCAGAGTTGGTCAGCCCGGCAAAGCACTGGGAAATGCCGGCTCGACGGAAGGCTGCCAGCTGAGGTTGGACGTATTGGCCATCCAGCCCAGCACCACCCCAATACAATGTACCCCGCGGCCGCAACAGGTACACCTTGACTGGTTCCCTATCCGAAACCGGCGTCAGCCGGACGTTGACAGTCTTGAGCGGTTGCATGGTTATGCACCCTCCCCAAAGACCACAAGCCTGACCGTCGCCGCACGGTCCGCGAACACAGGTGTGGTGAAGCCGTTGCTGTCGGTGTGGCCTTCATGCGTTCCGGTATCGCCGATCAGGCGATACCGCCAGTTTGCCAAGGGCCGTCCGCTGCCTTCATCAAGCAACTGGATGCGCTGGTCGTAGCTGGCGGGCTCGCCTGAGTGCAACGCTTGCGTGGTCGC is part of the Cupriavidus necator genome and harbors:
- a CDS encoding thioesterase domain-containing protein, whose protein sequence is MQPLKTVNVRLTPVSDREPVKVYLLRPRGTLYWGGAGLDGQYVQPQLAAFRRAGISQCFAGLTNSATHALPQDYALGGMLLDAIRSGMVIRNRDDGEWTITSGMAAEAPQFNLIGYSYGSLLAAQTAWSYARQGHIIDHLVLVGSPIAEAFLTDLRGHRNIRKVIVIDLVQYGDPIHAGIPWLELVAGAPLLSRQMLAGKGEGHFYYAHVVSDSPRRWAALAERLVAEGLR
- a CDS encoding TetR/AcrR family transcriptional regulator; its protein translation is MDHATRLFIEHGFGATSVEAIAAAAGISKKTYYTRFAGKAEVFEAAVLRYVAQNLRTGQPAQADSEPLEERLVRMACELLEWILRPEVLGLYRVTIAEAPRFPQLARTVVDFAILGAARSFEPVFRTWAAGNPSDEEIAFVASQFLQSVAAEPFHRAVQGLDAAGLDAPRREKVRRAVRLFLRGFSQRGEG
- a CDS encoding PGN_0703 family putative restriction endonuclease — translated: MSVAAICREQQEWAANRGIAFDARGYVPNLDLNLMRPLSPATLAAFANGDGSELVERGDKPAKMRALHSSSALAANIFDFWTDCADATPLMNALALPSCPTAALFESKLSTGVDSHANLDVCLPLANGIMAGLESKFTEWLRGKATQAGEAFRPPYLARGRSRWEEVGLPRAQALAEALQAGREAFRHIGAPQLLKHALALARQYESRWVLRYVYFDWPGPHGERHRDEIRRFHELVGDELKFKAISYQAIFGELCSASRPEHQLYLAYLGGRYFRQPMG
- a CDS encoding oxygenase MpaB family protein; this translates as MSHDGRLSPALPGRAIDQAALAARFGAEATALVMEMAASADPLADAAIAALNSGQAGHPAILQAGLREGRASLSSPPEAIDALLRQAEWIPPWVDPERIRRGAEAYLSIGALWTSISLGPGSLAHTYSSPAIASVLMATGNLDAQSPRRLLETAVWQQQTLRPGGLAAGAQGYIHTLQVRILHARVRAGLLARGWDTAQRGMPISQLDMLRTWLDFTFVPFNALEKIGIEFDADEFRDLYHVWQLVAHLLGIEDRYYRRVTDQASGAEMLALIDAAAGEPDQAAATLTAKMLDAAAQRLGPALGMPADAAVGLMHAFCRLFHGDDFADKLGVQRNWWSGLMPVFANSNRYQRLLERSDPEVRQRKIAATLAAFDQQIAALKGETTYQHNLSAYSGAGMPRTLAGA